AGTTTCGAAATTCTTGTTTAAGAAATGCTACCCATCTGTTTTAAGGCGACGCgcttttctgggttttcttaGTATCATGGTTTTATGGAATACACAGCTCTTGGTAGTGCTTTCAGTAATGGGTTGCTTGGGGATCTGCTATAGGAGGCTATAGTGAGACTTTCAGTACGTCAGTCTTAAGTCTAATCAGAAAGATAGGTAAAGCATGGTGGAAGTGTATTCATAGTCTACTACAGTGAAAGTAAGCCACTTCTGGGTTATAGTAAAAATTGGTATATTTTACTTACTAGAATGGCTTGAATTTGGTCTGAGGCACAGGTTTAGTTCTAAAGACCATAAGGGTCAAGGTCCAAAGTCTGCATTAGTGTGAGAAATGGCAGCAGATTTGTGCTTAGAAAGTCTTTGTTTCCAGTAGAATTGGACATAATATCCAAGTGGTTGATTAAGGtaggggaaagaaataaaaattcttgtAGTTAACTTAAGCAAAACTTACAACACTTCTGAGCTTTGTGCTGAATTTGAGCAACAAATTTGAGTAACAAACATTTTATTAGGAGGTGTATTTGTGGCAAACTCAAATTGTTTGCGTGAGACTTTGAATCCCTTGCTTGGTGGGGAAGACCCAATAGACTTAATTGGTGGCTAGGTTGGAAGCCTGTATCATCTGTGGAACTgcatggtggtttttttgtaatCAATATAGAACCAGCAGATCTCATAGAAAGCAAGTAACTGTACCTCCTCCTTGGTCTAATCTAATTTGTAAGAAGGCTCAGCCTGATACTGACAGGGAACTTTGCTGACACAGACAAAATACCACGGACAGCAATTGGCAGATGCCTCACTCCCTGTCTTCTGTCAATGTATTTGAAGTATCTGCTTGTGATTACATTTTACTGATATGACCTTTGGTTTATGTGGAACGGCCACTTAAAGTTGTGAAGGACCATACACATAGAGGTAAAAATAGACTGAAGTTGTGATACTTTCCTAGACTGAGTGGGTGTCTGATTCCCTAAAACCCTGTTAACAGGAGCAGCTTGCAAGAAGATCTGGGATAACTGTAGTGACCCTGTGGGACTTTCTTTGGAATGTAAAAAAGACATCTTAAAGTACTAGTTGTCagttaggggggaaaaaaaaagctgttaagCATTTCTTTCAGGTATGAGGTTGAATGTTTGCATCTGTGTCACTTATTTATATCTTCTGCAAATCTGAACTCCTAGAAGTTctttaatatgcttttttttttttaatatataaactTTTATTAAGGTCATAATGGTTTCCATCCCCAAATACTATGAAGGAAAGAACATTCTCCTGACAGGAGCTACAGGCTTCATGGGAAAAGTGCTtctggaaaagctgctcagatCCTGTCCTAAAGTGAAAGCAGTGTATGTCTTGATAAGACCCAAAGCAGGGCAGACAGCTGAAGCGCGAGTCGAAGAAATTACCAGCTGTAAGGTATGTGTCACTCTCAAAGtacatttttatcctttttcaTGTTCCCATTTCATTTTGAGAACGACTTCGGTTTGTCCAaagtaaaatactgtttttgAATACTTGTCTTTGTTATTGTTCTAACAAATATACTATCCAAGACCTGGCAGTGCTTTTATAGCTGTTTTTCAAGCTGTTAGCCTCCAGCAAAGCCAGTAGTggaaaattattctgatttAATTTAGGCGGAGGGTGGGaaatagccctagagggcagagGGGCCCATGACTGttggttggtattcaaggatcacctgctacaagctcaggagcgttgtgtcccaactagaaggaagtgcagcaggagggccaggagacatccttggatggataaggagctgctgaggaaagttCAGGGCAggggggggagaagaggggtataaaaggtggaagcaagggcaggcagtctgggaagaatacagggatattgtccgggaagctaggcaCCAgcttaggaaagctaaggcctggttagaattaaacttggctagggatgtaaaagataaaaggaagggattctatagttacactgcaaataaaagacagactagggacaatgtagtctccctccggaagctatcaggagaactggctaccctggatttggagaaggctgaggttcttaatgacttcctTGTCTCAGCCTTCACCGGCAAAGGCTGTGACCAcgccacccaagtcttggaaggcagatgcaggaactgtgagaatgaagaccttgggcccactgtaggagaggatctggttcatggccatcttaagaacctgaatgtgcaaaGGTCCATGGAatctgatgaaatccatctgcaggttctgaaggagctggcgaatgaagttgctaagccactggccatcatatttgaaaaatcatggcagtcaggtgaagttcccgatgactggaaaaagggaaatataagccccattttcaagaaggggaaaatggaggatctagggaactacagaccagtcagtctcacctctgtgcctggcaaaatcttggagcacattctcctggaaggcatgctaaggcacatgaaaaacaacaaggtgcttggtgacagccagcatggcttcactaaggggaaatcctgcctgaccaatttggtggccttctatgatggggctgcagaactgatggacaggagtaaagcagctgatgtcatctacctggacttgtgcagagcgtttgacactgttccacatgacatccttgtctctaaattggagagatatcagtttgatggatggacctcTCTGttgataaagaactggctggatggctgcacacaaagagttgtgatcaatggctcaatgtccagctggagaccagtaacaagtggtgtcccttagagatcagtgttgggaccggtcttgttcaacatctttgttgctgacatgggcagtgggattgagtgcaccctcagcaagtttgctgatgacccCAAGCTGTGGGGTTCAGttgacacgctggagggaaggaatgcttcCAGAgtgaccttgacacgcttgtgaggtgggctgatgccaaccttatgaagtttaaccatgccaagtgcaaggtcctacacctgggttggagcaatcccaggcacagctacaggttgggcaagaagagattcagagcagccctgcggagaaggatttggggtgttggtcgatgagaaaatgaacgtgagccggcttcagtgtgctctcgcagcccagaaagccaaccgtatcctgggctgcatcaaaaggagcgtgaccagcaggtcaaaggaggtgatcctgcccctgtactctgagacctcacctggagtattgtgtgcagttctggtgtcctcaacataaaaaggacatggaactgttggaagaagtccagaggagggccacgaggatgatcaggggactgaagcatctcctgtatgaagacaggctgagaaagttggggctgttcagcctggagaagagaaggctgcgtggggacctcatagcagccttccagtatctgaagggggcctgtaaggatgctggggagggacgctTCAtgagggattgtagtgatatgagaaggggtaacgggttaaaacttaaacaggggaagtttagattagctaaaaggaagaagttctttactgtgagggtggtgaggcactggaatgggttgcacagggaagttgtgaatgctccatccatggcagtgttcaaggccaggttggacagagctttgggtgagatggtttagtgtgaggtgtccctgtccatggcagggaggttggaactagatgatattaaggtcctttccaaccctaactagtctctgattctatgcttctgtgTTCAGCTGTAACGCAGAACTGAGAAGTAAAACATCCGAGTTAAAACTTGCTAAGAGAATATGTTATCAAGTGCAAGAGACAGTGTGGACTGGAAGTTGAGGtagaatcacagagtagtttgggttggaagcacAACTTCATCACTGATCATGTTTATAGAAGTTGGTAACATGTAGTAGTGTTCCTAATGCACTTTTCTAATTTGCTGATCATCTTGAGAAATACGATGGTATAATTCTGTGTAGGCAGACAGTGTTTCCCACTCAAATAAAATGTGTATCTCTTCACTTGCTGTTAGTTTGAATTTTTTACTCGTTTTGTTTCACAGCTGTTCGACAGGTTGAGAGATGAGCAACCGGACTTCAGAGCAAAAATAATTGTAGTCGAGAGTGATCTTACACAGCCTGAACTGGACCTTAGCGAACCAATCAAGGAAGAACTTATAGAATGCATTAATATTGTATTCCATTGTGCTGCTACAGTCAGATTcaatgaaacactaaggtgAGTCTAAAattctgcagcctctgctctggTAAACCAATTGTGATCAAAGGGAGTGGGGGTAAATCGGGTATCTGCATAATCTTGCAAATGTTCAGCCTGTCAGGCTACTTCATGTCCCctgttgtttgtgtgtttggtcAATTCCGTGATGCCCCTTAATGTAATCTTTTCCCCAAAACTTACCTTAAGCTGTTGGGTTTTCAGTTTTTACCCTTAGGAAGGTTGAGGCATATTATAAAGCCTGCTTTGCCAGAGGTTAGAATTACTCTATTCAACATGGAAAAGTTCTTAGCTTTTTAAAGCTGTAGGGAAAAAGCCAAATCCATTATTAGGACTTAGCAAAACTAcaagagtattttatttagtTTCTACAGCCCCTCTAGGTTTTGTgtggttgggttggtttggtgtGTGTGGTTTATttcatggtttgtttttttgttgttttttttttttttttaaactaaattctGTTGCCTGAACTTCAGTCTTTTTGAAGGGAAGCTGTTGAAGGGGCTAAGGAACACGTTGCTATTCTGAGTTTTCTTAACATCATGTGTTGCTCTGATGTCTAGGATGGGTAGAAAGGATGCAAACAAGCTGGAGCTCTAAGTGCTGTGCAAACTGGTAATATTAGAGCTTTTTTCGTAATGTGTGAAAGGGAACACAAAGTATTCCTTTAGATTACCTTATCAGAAGGGGAATGCGCATTTCAGAAGATGACTTTAGGGCAAAACTGTACGTTGAAGTTACTGCATTTGCTCTCTGCCTGGTAAGCAAACAGGAGAATAAAGACTGCTCAACCTTCTCCATGTCTTTAGAAAGTCCTTCATTAAGAGGAGTGGAGGTTTGCATGGGAGGGAGTAGGGAGATGAAGATGCGcatggagaaaaatgaaaactaaaatgtTGAAAGCTTTAATTTTTGTACAAAAGATCTAGTATGGAGATCCTGGAGAAAGGAGTACTAGAAGCCAGAAAAGATGgtatttgccttcttttttttttctcaaaaaaatgtttgattcagtgttgaaatactgaaataaatatcCAACTTGGGTAAGTCACTTTTGTGAGGAATAGCTCCATTTTGGGGGGTGAGTAGAGCAACTTTGAGATAAAACATTTGTCAACTTGAGTTGTTATGAAGGCTGGTATTACCCCTCTCAAAATACCATACCGTATGCTGAAACTTCTTAAGGTCTTAAGGTAGACTGTTTATCACTGGTTTATAGTCTTGAAATGTTTAGGAACAGCAAAGCTGACAGAAGTCCAGATGGACTTAAAAACAATTTGAAAGACTGGTGGAATGGGGTCTTGGTACAAAAAAGCCTTTGTCAGTTTCTACTTTCTTGATGGGCCCAGTATGTTTAGcgaaatggaaaatataagtGTTTCTTAGGTGTTCTGGCCTTATCGGTTCCCTAACCGATGTGCTGGAATGATTGGAGGAACCTTACAACTCTGAAGACTGCCTAGAGCAACCTTCATCAGATACTTAATGGGAACAAAATGCTTGGCTTGGGGACAGTGGTAGGAATAAAGTAAAGAAAGCATAATACTTAGACTTATTTTGGAACTTTTCCCTATTTGTAATTGCTGTATAATTCTTTATCCTGAAGTGGTGCATAGTGATTATGCATGCCTTCCTTTGACTTCTTGAAAGAGGCAGTGAAGACTGAGAGCAATACCTTTAtctaaaaagccccaaacagacaaaagagggttaaaaacaaaaaacaactaccaaaaaacctcaaaacaccTGTCCTCCCCATTTCATTTAGAagtaatattttccatttatacTAACTGCTTTGGAGTAGTGgcccccttctcctgtcacccCAGTGCTTCAGTAATAGTGTAATAAATTGGACTTAATGCTTATTTGGGGGAATCAAGAGTGCTTTCGTgggttgttctgtttttctttttaatgtaacaTTTCATTGTAGAGACTTTAATAAAGCTTTATTTGGCTGTATTCTCAAAGCTTAGTTGATTAATACAGTGTATACAAGACAACTAGCTCCCAAAGTAAGTTTTATATGCTGGAAAGGATATCTGAATTGTATAAAATAATCATGGCAGTTAATCAGTAAGCTGTATTCTGGTGGGGATTGTAGGGAAATGCCTATTCTTCTACAGTGTCCTTAAGTATACTATTTTAATAAGAAGCTGTGAAGTTGGAGGGTTAAAGTGTGGTGGTTCTTTTCTTGAACTAGGAAGTTGAAGTGCATTTTATGGCAGCTAGGTGTTTCATTGCATTATTCCCATTTAGGATTAGGATTTAGCTTGAGGAGAATCAAAGGTATGCTGACTGTCCCAATCTGGTATTGGAGtgtgaagaaaaccagaataaaacttAAAGTAATACTGAATATTGAGAGATGCTCTAGGTGAGGCTGTGTAGCATGTTGTTTTAAGAAAGTTAGGATGCTGTCCATGCTGCTTTTTTGGGGAGGGTgtatttaagaatattttatttgccCATCACTGAGGCATTTAGGAGTGAGTTGAGTAGCTGAGCTTTTGTGGCTTATGTCTTGCTGTCTGCTAATCAAGTTTCTGTTTAATCAACAGAGATGCTGTTAAGTTAAATGTGACTGCCACACAAGAGCTCCTCTTCTTGGCACAGCGAATGAAGACGCTGGAGGTGTTCATACACGTTTCAACTGCCTATGCATATTGCAATCGAAAACAGATTGAGGAAGTAGTTTATCCACCTCCTGTTGATCCCAGGAAACTGATGGATTCTCTTGAGTATGTGTTATGTGTTATGAAGCTATTGCAGTAAGCTGTAACAACTTGTTTCCTAGTAATGAAGTACTAAAAGGTGCTTAGGAACCTGAAAGATTAAATCAGCTTACACTGACCTGTAAGTCTGACAGCATGGCTGACACTTCAGTTTTCTGGGAAGGAGATGGTTTAAGGTTCTATTATCCATTCTGTGTAAGAGAAGTGTGAAATTAAAAGGAACtaataaaaaagtaaagtaTCTTTTATCTTGCTATTATAGATGGAAAGCACTAACATTAAAAGCGAATGAGCTACTACTTAGAACGCGCATTGAACCAACCTTctagttttttcttttatgatgtTGACTTTAAATACACTTCCGAatgagaactttttttttctcttcacaagCAGGGTAACTGAAactggctggtttgggttgggacaGCTGTCTCTATTTTAGAACCCATGGCAATGAGGGGAGGCTTTTGTAAACTTACATGAGAGTGATCTCTAGCCAACAGCTGACTGAAACGCATAGAAATGGATCTGTTGTGTCCCTTTCTGGGTTTTTCTACACCTCTTCCTAGCCCAGTTCATATCATGAGGGAGTCTGCATGTCATCTTTGTAAGAGAACACTGGTGAATAACAAAGTCAGCTAAATTCCATTTATGTAATTAAGATGTTGGGTGATTGAGGCAAATAAAATCCAAGCCTATTTTGAAGTGGAGAACACCAAAGTAACTACAGTTAGAGGCACATCTCTGTGCTTGTGTGCTATGACTGAAGGTTGTTGCATTTTTAAGTACAAAATGCTGAATGAATTGGGATGCAAGCTGAATTTGCAAAACTTTGCTAAATTAAGGGGAGTAACAAGATCAACTTGCTTCAGAGATGGTGTGTGATAGCTTAACACCATAAAGGTACAGGTGATGTTTGTAATGCAGCTGAGATGACTGCTTTGTGGTGGCGTCACTCTCTAAATCATGTAATGATAACTGAGAAGCAGTGTGCCTGTGTTCCAAAGACTAACTTTCTGTGTCCACACTTCTTGTTTGATAACTTAGTTCATAGAATTAGGATTATTGTAAAAGAATATAGAACTTGCTCTATAGTTAGTGTGTAATAAATTAATTATTCTGCCCAAGTAATTAATTAAAGTAATTTGTCCAAGTTATCAAAGAAGCAAATAGTAGTATACCACTCTTAGTGGACACCAAACATGcaattcttttctcttttactgtgaaacttgttttaatttcagtctgtatcactttttctttaaagtagaAAGAAATTCATGGTAACTAACAATTACATGTGCCCTCGACTGAAGCAGCATGCAGTAATTTATACTTGCctcttattttgtttctttaggtggatggatgatggCCTGGTGAATGATATTACTCCAAAACTGATAGGTGACAGACCCAATACTTACATATATACAAAAGCCTTGGCTGAATATGTAGTACAACAAGAAGGTGCAAAATTAAACACAGCCATTGTAAGGCCATCTATTGTTGGTGCTAGCTGGAAGGAGCCTTTTCCTGTAAGTCATTTTCACTTGGCCATCTTGCTTACAAACTGTAGTACATACTAACTATCCAGTGAGCATTGTAATGGAAAGTATTTTAGGCTATGAAGTTGTGTCAGTTTGCTTCTGGATAACAGCTGTACAAAAGCTGTCAAATACCCTCAAGTTTCTTACATAAGAATACTGTAAGTTACTTCTAGTCATAGAACGCCTGTCACAGTGTGAGATATTATTCTACCTGTGAACTGAATTGTCAGCTTTTTTTGTTGATGATTCTGTGTGTCTTCatctatttttctcttcaagATGCTTTGGTATATCAGTACCTGCAAAGGGTGATTAAGAAAACTGGGGACTGCAGGATGCAAAGATGCTTTGGTTTCACATTTTGACAAACTGTGTAGGCCTAAGTTATGTGGCATAAGTTCTATGTACTGTATGCTATACTGATAGCATATACACTTCCTTCTATAAGGAAAGTCTGTGTTGGAGTCGCTTCTCCACTTCAAGACTGAATATCTCTCAATGTCTCTAAATAATTGCCTTTCATACTTTTTGAGTAGTACAGTAAGTATATAGTGTCTAAATGCTGTCGTTAAAGTTGAAGAAGAATGTTTCctgtttgaaaaatgaaaaaactaATGAAAGATAGCAAAACTGCATATTTGTTTTGTAGGAGTTGCTAGAAGCTTGTCTAAAAAACTTGTAAGCTTGAATACTTTCAACATAAACATATTTATACAGACAATGCCCTACAGTTTGCTCACTGGAAAATAAGCTAGCCTTTTTCTTCAAAGGACCTGTGAATCTACAGGTGGATCTTAAAAAAAGAGTCATAACAATTTATTATATCACCAAATATTGCCATGGAACAACTTAATTTAGAGATATGAAACTTGGTATCTTTCTCCTctgtgttctcttttctttccacccGTTAAGCTTGTAGAAACTTTAGGTTTTCACTTGAAACTGCTGACTTAAGTAACCTCTAACCAAAacctttccctccctgctgttTGTAATAGGGATGGATTGATAGCTTCAATGGACCTAGTGGGGTCATCATTGCTGTAAGTACTGAATGTACTtaaattttttcttccttctgaaagGCAAGAAAGCTTCATATGACTTACTGGTGGATCTTCtgtctcttttatttttgttgttgctggttttcttttaaggcaggaaaaggaattCTTCGAACAATGAGAGCTTCCAACAATGCACTGGCGGATCTTGTTCCAGTAGATGTTGCTGTTAATATGACACTGGCCGCAGCCTGGTATTCTGGAGTTAATAGGTATAACTATATACACACCTGTATAGGTATAAATGAAGAGtatgaagtattttgaaattatattgtgtgtgtgttaataAATCAGTCTTTGAACATATAATTAGTGTTCTACTGTTCCCTCAGGACAAAGAAATTTAAGTTTCTAACACTATTAGTCCCTCAAAGTGTACCTTCCTTATGGCAAAGAAGACTACATCACCTACTGATACTGTTGTACAAGCTATGCCTGCAAATTCCTTCCTGGGTCTTGTACTCAATACAATTTACAGTAAAGTAGGTGATGATTCTccgaaagaaaagaaatacaaaagttaaaagagaaaaatactggaagATGATATAGGAAGCAAAAAACCCACTGTGACAGGAGCTTTCTGCTTTATGTAAATGATGCTGTTGAGGGAAAGGATAACTTTTATAAGGGATAAGTTAtatcttgcctctttttttcaaAAGGTAGGTTGTCTTCTAACTTCACTTTTGTCTTTCCCTCCAGACCAAGAAATGTCATGGTATATAACTGTACAACAGGTGGCACCAATCCTTTCCACTGGGGTGAAGTTGGTATGCtatgtttcttttctcataAGCCTTAATAAATGTTGAATAATACAAG
The Lathamus discolor isolate bLatDis1 chromosome 6, bLatDis1.hap1, whole genome shotgun sequence DNA segment above includes these coding regions:
- the FAR1 gene encoding fatty acyl-CoA reductase 1: MVSIPKYYEGKNILLTGATGFMGKVLLEKLLRSCPKVKAVYVLIRPKAGQTAEARVEEITSCKLFDRLRDEQPDFRAKIIVVESDLTQPELDLSEPIKEELIECINIVFHCAATVRFNETLRDAVKLNVTATQELLFLAQRMKTLEVFIHVSTAYAYCNRKQIEEVVYPPPVDPRKLMDSLEWMDDGLVNDITPKLIGDRPNTYIYTKALAEYVVQQEGAKLNTAIVRPSIVGASWKEPFPGWIDSFNGPSGVIIAAGKGILRTMRASNNALADLVPVDVAVNMTLAAAWYSGVNRPRNVMVYNCTTGGTNPFHWGEVEYHVISTFKRNPLEQAFRRPNVNLTSNHLLYHYWIAVSHKAPAFLYDIYLRITGRSPRMMKTITRLHKAMMLLEYFTSKSWIWNTENMTMLMNQLSPEDKKVFNFDVRQLHWAEYMENYCMGTKKYVLNEEMSGLPAARKHLNKLRNIRYGFNTILVILIWRIFIARSQMARNIWYFVVSLCYKFLSYFRASSTMRY